One Rissa tridactyla isolate bRisTri1 chromosome 1, bRisTri1.patW.cur.20221130, whole genome shotgun sequence DNA segment encodes these proteins:
- the PKDREJ gene encoding polycystin family receptor for egg jelly has translation MKALRLLLLQLLSCCPRGWGASSPRLQPPPLLVTCWGPHGQVCQRLDNESWVSCLWNSTVTLRYQPAPGARPEAERKEGQPPPPPRCFWYLNSAWMKKTSRWSGQIMLQTRLLLGSTPPPVASSLLTVQCSSASCAAPKCFHQNVSVEMSGQDMRLFVLWPQTHLIHVWQPVHLGWCARFKSASWQYRFSSQGGSPSTLLLPSSEHQETPPPAVYPTVELQQTCATYYSYRLTVRYRHHGLHVASVGIEQMPQISLSLSLKVEPDVLRVLSVSSKLLSIPQQPLGLSWRLQPLMPRTLAYRLVDTQGIGGWLHSYSSFTLQSNFCAVPTPPSPSEVVVASIYFHVDEKRFEELTGELHLLNGTLSLTAGRETHTHVNLRPGKTDRSTYIFMSNNGTFYTTKENNSPISTDGPNTRTVFYQHKELSYLLSIEFVDFQWYKFNMYFYMNQKRALFRSLAERDLEVHVFSSGRPLLQSLTYLVWFIPAQHPMLQCEWTFHLQLFATEKDHLLQNSTYTYSDHVRNATRFVRRSALPFDPEKYTGFVAKVNCNRSPLRSALLGVRVNNYAAKTIEVPVSCQKEPCYIYKVHIQRPVLHSSVLRQKRGTTFFLFVRLLLDCNVGVFTKPLWQIYRVQDTTTLPDWEKPINSSSMYGTDMILLTVPSFTLDYGLYLFNFTVEVIPIDTKKVLRGSDKIYILIERTDLVANIAGGSFRTVGFSDRWILDGSASYDPDSQEGQKGITFTWYCTKEKSDYKNMTVSPGKKCHPGQRDLKWLTSSGPVQVMPPESLPGNAVYYFRLVIQKDTRRSYADQTIDVQPGYAPLLDVTCLENCGSTLIPTERFTLSGKCLNCRSNSQTVYYWSLFLGNSTEISFDWSSRTSTGRSGAYLSINALTFTKTAHRSYILLLKVTTWDGRSSIYRHAFKVNSPPRTGKCTINPHWGTAFLTKFVVQCSGFYDSNLPLTYKVIVASNVPQTTKITSVEENTFGPILYFGYQPKTPPSFLPVGVPSQKYTLKLYVQVHNSLGAFTQVTLNVHVQNPANSRPLALVFHQLLMSVTGLSAPMTSYLQTGDYFSAGYLIYLAASVLNYIKAASTLQLPKAQFRQRLIKTALNISVDNAMEINQVVACLSQVTEEADEVDIRSQDLAIKKLTEVTAMLKMQRNESHWSEEAEIQTSGILRCLFNILRAALLRRRNVNVSGVKQVFSIMEYLTEIVFKGKVPGEIETLMETKLWNITLRKDETWNITNAFSTRNTCRNCFYPSLEKGNHSGLDQDAVISTALFEFDENPFPWLGYTSEITTVLGFKMAETKTNGDLLGIMPAKAEITIPRKDKEFSTFQLAIGPDKTQAYTTGGFSFEVNRNTKSIYIQILTKLKVTFKVLVFTGANVTHAHPIASFAAFHNMPTVASKNETASADCNIKGPYIICLPESLLTATAQGSRTGTQNISIVLMTSYIVRYQTRRLVSMHIFSDQCLFLDGVQSLWREDTCRLGFLTDWQKVHCICNMKRGRRSLAAYTASNASTFDIRFLAAKVIVTPNTVDLGQTLIADIPKNPVTLLTVLFIFGVYFLLSLWAMRKDRADRGSKNKILFLPDNDPFDKMSYLVTLYTGSRWGSGTKADVFLQLIGQNGTSDVHCLCHPDFLSFQQGSTDCFLLTTKKDLGDICSLRVWHNNKGSSPGWFLSRAKVENMCTRRTWFFICRKWLSLDTDDHLLERTFSVTNLKTPLPRIDYFLINLSNSLAEGHLWFSIFAHFLTGTFSRLQRLSSCLAILLLNLLVNIIFFNADKNEESPIHLRYLRSITVGIECALLTIPVEMIIIALFKYSQKETSPRGVAQTDPKVNSPLLSGNLKNWKKRLQKFYLSKASAQLSNTIPLENVPCPSNLQSPAHSRETRSRAASQNWSNCTVSERDANVIVTEERTITANSPPMAKVCQRGPTSNSNFSNDYAEEGGNFQKERKPLNITSMPFRKRPHVVFCWWCVYLSWALVIAVTGLSSFFIVVYGLSYGYQTSLEWLLASATSFIENVFFLSILKIIFFSAMSTIRPKYCENITWSAQEKYSEIKLAKETMSADTREMHLKLAEVRSTKQYQPLEADEIANMLKRAKIQAKAFIFIKGLISHLVFLTLLLNFAYSTENDNSFHYNQFIRDQFSPRLSSVNKLEHIYVWVKDLFLPLMHNDIQPTFLPESWSKIIGLPRMRQVRAKATEKKCFHPHSFVNNFVISKSHCLHKYGSDIPEKGDYAGTWTNVANQSVSRDAKDASSYSGFIYQRNRTPWMYYSYGDLHTYGPAGYTFYFFPEEGKSNSTTRLDALQQSNWLDEKTWVVIIELTTFNSDANLFCTISVIFEMSHLGIIKPSLSVHSFALPIFHQQTKAQMFLFVIVLAFLLIYIADELHTIGQERKDYIKNISNIINFGLKSAFLLFVFLKVIKFKMGADIVKFYLLHPNDFIYFHAVSHLDQILRITMGFLLFLVVLKTLKYFQFIYGMRLAQRSILAALPGLSSMSLVVVVYFFVFMSFGYLVFGQHEWNYNSMIHSAQTVFSYCVSAFRDTAFSSNRFLGGLFLASFVMVMICVLINLVQAVIMSAYAEMKKPIYEEPSDEAQVVTFVLQRLRKLFYLLICKTPKTSEPDLFHSVPYGQPERRHQ, from the coding sequence ATGAAGGCACTccgtctcctcctccttcagctgctcagctgctgccccCGAGGCTGGGGGGCCTCCTCTCCGCGCCTCCAGCCACCGCCCCTCCTGGTCACCTGCTGGGGCCCTCACGGGCAAGTCTGTCAACGGCTGGACAACGAGAGCTGGGTCTCATGCCTGTGGAACAGCACCGTGACCCTGCGTTACCAGCCGGCCCCAGGAGCAAGACCAGAGGCGGAGAGGAAAGAGGGGcagccaccacccccaccacGCTGCTTCTGGTACCTGAACTCGGCCTGGATGAAGAAGACATCGCGCTGGTCAGGCCAAATCATGCTGCAGACACGCCTCCTACTGGGAAGCACTCCTCCACCCGTGGCCTCCAGCCTCCTTACAGTGCAATGCTCATCTGCTTCATGTGCTGCACCCAAGTGCTTCCACCAGAACGTGAGCGTCGAGATGTCTGGGCAGGATATGCGGCTGTTCGTGCTTTGGCCGCAGACACACCTGATCCACGTGTGGCAGCCGGTACATCTGGGCTGGTGTGCACGCTTCAAGAGTGCCAGCTGGCAGTACCGCTTCAGCAGCCAGGGAGGCAGCCCCTCTAcccttctccttcccagcagTGAACACCAAGAGACGCCACCACCTGCTGTCTACCCAACAGTCGAGTTGCAACAAACCTGTGCCACCTACTACAGCTACCGCTTGACTGTGCGCTACAGGCACCACGGGCTCCACGTTGCTTCAGTCGGCATTGAGCAGATGCCTCAGATAAGCCTCAGCCTCTCTCTCAAGGTAGAGCCGGACGTGCTGCGTGTTCTCAGTGTCAGCTCCAAGCTCCTTAGCATTCCTCAACAGCCCCTCGGCCTCTCCTGGAGGCTTCAGCCCCTTATGCCAAGGACACTGGCCTACAGACTGGTGGACACACAGGGTATAGGAGGTTGGCTCCATTCCTACAGTTCCTTTACTCTGCAGAGCAACTTCTGTGCCGTTCCCACACCTCCGAGCCCCAGTGAAGTCGTGGTGGccagcatttattttcatgttgaTGAAAAGAGGTTCGAGGAATTGACGGGAGAACTACATCTACTCAATGGTACCCTGAGCCTAACAGCAGGCAGAGAAACTCACACACATGTCAACCTTCGCCCGGGAAAGACTGACAGGAGCACTTACATTTTCATGTCCAACAATGGAACGTTTTACACaaccaaagaaaacaacagcCCTATTTCCACAGATGGCCCTAACACACGCACTGTGTTCTACCAACACAAGGAGCTCTCCTACTTACTCTCCATAGAGTTTGTGGACTTCCAGTGGTACAAGTTCAATATGTACTTTTATATGAATCAGAAGAGGGCTTTGTTTAGGTCTCTGGCAGAAAGAGACCTTGAAGTCCATGTTTTCAGCAGCGGCCGTCCTCTTCTGCAGAGCCTTACTTATTTAGTGTGGTTTATCCCTGCACAACATCCAATGCTACAGTGTGAGTGGACCTTCCATCTGCAGCtttttgcaacagaaaaagaCCACCTTCTCCAGAATAGCACATACACATACAGTGATCATGTAAGAAATGCCACACGTTTTGTCCGTCGCTCTGCTTTACCCTTTGATCCAGAGAAATACACGGGGTTTGTGGCAAAAGTGAACTGTAACAGAAGTCCGCTTAGATCGGCTCTTTTAGGAGTCAGAGTCAACAACTATGCTGCAAAAACCATAGAAGTACCAGTGTCTTGCCAGAAAGAACCCTGTTACATATACAAAGTGCACATTCAGAGACCTGTTCTTCACTCCTCTGTCCTGCGCCAGAAAAGGGGGacaacatttttcctctttgtcagaTTGCTATTAGACTGCAACGTTGGCGTATTTACCAAGCCTTTGTGGCAAATCTATCGTGTTCAGGACACAACAACTCTTCCGGACTGGGAAAAACCAATAAACTCTTCTTCAATGTATGGTACAGATATGATCCTCTTAACTGTTCCCAGTTTTACTTTAGATTATGGGTTGTATCTGTTTAATTTCACTGTTGAGGTAATCCCAATTGATACCAAAAAGGTCCTCAGGGGCTCAGATAAAATTTATATTCTGATTGAGCGCACTGATCTAGTGGCAAATATCGCAGGAGGCTCGTTCCGCACAGTGGGTTTTTCTGATAGATGGATTCTAGATGGCTCTGCATCCTATGATCCTGATTCACAGGAAGGACAAAAGGGAATCACGTTTACTTGGTACTGCACTAAAGAGAAGTCAGACTATAAAAACATGACAGTCAGCCCAGGAAAGAAATGCCATCCAGGACAGAGAGATTTGAAATGGTTAACATCCTCAGGTCCAGTTCAAGTAATGCCACCAGAATCCCTCCCAGGAAACGCTGTATACTACTTTCGTCTAGTGATTCAAAAGGATACAAGGAGGAGTTATGCTGACCAAACTATAGATGTGCAGCCTGGCTACGCACCCCTTCTAGATGTGACATGCCTTGAAAACTGTGGTAGCACTCTAATTCCAACTGAGAGATTTACCTTATCTGGAAAATGCCTAAACTGTAGATCAAACAGCCAGACAGTCTACTACTGGTCCCTTTTTTTAGGAAACTCCACAGAAATTAGCTTTGACTGGTCTTCCAGAACCTCAACGGGGAGGTCTGGGGCTTACCTGTCCATAAATGCTCTGACTTTTACAAAGACTGCACATCGATCCTACATACTTCTGTTAAAAGTGACTACCTGGGATGGTAGGTCCTCAATCTACAGACATGCATTTAAGGTAAATTCTCCTCCTAGGACTGGCAAGTGTACCATCAACCCACACTGGGGTACAGCCTTTCTGACAAAATTTGTTGTTCAGTGCAGTGGATTTTATGACAGCAATCTACCTCTGACATATAAAGTGATAGTAGCTTCCAATGTACCCCAAACTACCAAAATAACTTCTGTGGAGGAAAATACATTTGGCCCAATTCTGTACTTTGGTTATCAGCCTAAAACTCCTCCATCTTTTCTCCCAGTTGGAGTGCCCTCTCAGAAGTACACCTTGAAACTTTACGTTCAAGTCCACAATTCCCTTGGGGCATTTACCCAAGTGACTTTAAATGTCCACGTGCAGAACCCAGCTAACAGTCGACCACTAGCTCTTGTGTTTCACCAACTGCTGATGTCAGTGACCGGTTTAAGTGCACCGATGACATCTTATCTCCAGACTGGAGATTATTTTAGCGCAGGTTATTTGATTTACCTGGCAGCCTCAGTCTTAAACTATATTAAAGCTGCATCAACTCTCCAGCTCCCTAAGGCTCAGTTTCGGCAAAGGCTGATTAAAACAGCCCTGAATATTTCAGTTGACAATGCAATGGAAATCAACCAAGTAGTGGCTTGTCTTTCTCAAGTCACAGAGGAAGCTGATGAAGTGGACATTAGATCACAAGACCTTGCCATTAAGAAACTGACAGAAGTAACTGCAATGCTGAAGATGCAGAGGAATGAGAGCCATTGGTCTGAGGAAGCAGAAATTCAGACCAGTGGAATACTGAGATGCTTGTTCAACATCCTGAGAGCTGCTCTTCTGCGTCGCAGGAATGTCAATGTAAGTGGAGTTAAACAAGTCTTCTCCATCATGGAATATTTAACGGAGATCGTTTTCAAGGGCAAAGTCCCTGGGGAAATAGAAACTCTAATGGAAACAAAACTTTGGAATATCACACTGAGGAAAGATGAAACCTGGAACATTACAAATGCTTTCTCTACTAGAAATACCTGCAGGAACTGCTTTTATCCATCACTAGAAAAGGGAAATCATTCAGGATTGGACCAGGATGCTGTGATTTCCACTGCCCTTTTTGAGTTTGATGAGAACCCCTTCCCTTGGTTAGGTTACACATCAGAAATCACAACAGTCTTGGGGTTCAAAATGGCAGAGACCAAGACTAATGGGGATCTACTAGGGATCATGCCTGCAAAAGCAGAAATTACTATTCCTAGGAAAGATAAGGAATTTTCAACTTTTCAGTTAGCAATAGGACCTGATAAAACACAAGCTTACACAACTGGAGGATTTAGttttgaagtcaacagaaataCTAAGAGCATATACATCCAGATCCTGacaaaattaaaagttacatTCAAGGTACTAGTATTTACAGGTGCCAATGTCACTCATGCTCATCCTATAGCCTCATTCGCTGCTTTTCACAACATGCCAACAGTTGCAAGCAAAAATGAGACAGCTAGTGCTGACTGTAACATTAAGGGTCCCTATATTATCTGTCTCCCAGAGTCATTGCTGACAGCCACAGCTCAAGGAAGCCGTACAGGCACTCAGAACATCTCCATTGTCTTGATGACATCCTATATTGTAAGGTATCAAACCCGTAGACTGGTGAGCATGCACATTTTTAGTGATCAGTGCTTATTTCTAGATGGGGTTCAAAGTCTGTGGAGAGAAGACACATGCAGGCTTGGCTTCTTGACTGACTGGCAGAAGGTACACTGTATCTGCAATATGAAGCGGGGTCGCAGAAGTCTGGCAGCTTACACTGCATCAAATGCATCCACGTTTGACATCAGGTTCCTGGCAGCCAAAGTAATAGTTACCCCTAATACAGTAGATCTGGGACAAACCCTGATAGCAGACATACCTAAAAACCCAGTGACCCTCTTAACAGTGCTCTTTATTTTTGGTGTCTATTTTCTTTTGTCCCTCTGGGCTATGAGAAAAGACAGGGCTGACAGGGGCAGCAAAAACAAGATTCTATTTCTGCCAGACAATGACCCCTTTGATAAAATGAGCTATTTGGTCACTTTATATACAGGCAGTCGCTGGGGATCTGGAACCAAAGCAGATGTCTTTCTTCAGCTCATTGGCCAGAATGGCACAAGTGACGTCCACTGTTTATGCCACCCGGATTTTCTGTCTTTCCAACAAGGAAGTACTGACTGCTTTCTGTTAACTACTAAGAAAGACTTGGGAGACATTTGTTCCCTCAGGGTCTGGCACAATAACAAGGGCTCATCTCCAGGCTGGTTCTTAAGCAGAGCCAAAGTTGAGAATATGTGCACCAGGAGGACCTGGTTCTTTATATGCAGGAAATGGCTTTCTCTTGACACAGATGATCACTTACTAGAAAGGACATTTTCCGTCACAAACCTCAAGACCCCTCTGCCCAGAATTGACTATTTTTTGATTAATCTTTCCaacagcctggcagagggccaTCTATGGTTCTCAATTTTTGCTCACTTTCTCACTGGCACTTTCAGCAGGCTCCAAAGGTTGTCTTCATGTTTAGCAATATTATTATTAAACTTGCTTGTTAACATTATATTCTTTAATGCTGACAAGAACGAAGAATCTCCAATACACTTGAGGTATCTAAGATCAATAACAGTAGGAATTGAATGTGCTTTGCTTACCATACCTGTGGAAATGATTATAATTGCCTTATTCAAGTATTCCCAGAAGGAAACTTCTCCTCGTGGTGTGGCTCAGACAGACCCAAAGGTAAATTCACCCCTCCTCTCTGGAAATCTTAAGAACTGGAAGAAACGTTTGCAAAAATTTTACCTTTCAAAAGCTTCAGCACAACTGAGTAATACTATTCCCTTGGAGAACGTTCCTTGTCCCAGCAACTTACAGAGCCCGGCACATTCCAGAGAGACAAGAAGCAGGGCAGCTTCCCAAAACTGGAGTAATTGCACAGTTTCTGAAAGAGATGCAAACGTAATTGTAACAGAGGAGCGCACAATAACCGCAAATTCCCCTCCAATGGCTAAGGTCTGCCAGAGAGGGCCAACGTCAAATTCCAATTTTAGTAATGATTACGCAGAAGAAGGGGGCAactttcagaaggaaaggaaaccACTAAACATTACCTCCATGCCCTTTCGCAAGAGACCGCACGtagttttttgttggtggtgcgTCTATCTCTCATGGGCACTAGTTATAGCTGTCACTGGGCTATCATCATTTTTCATTGTGGTATATGGTTTGTCTTATGGTTATCAGACTTCACTGGAGTGGCTTTTAGCATCTGCAACCTCCTTTATTGAGAACgtgtttttcctttcaattctaaaaataatttttttctcagctaTGAGCACAATTCGtccaaaatactgtgaaaatatcACATGGTCAGCTCAGGAAAAGTATTCTGAGATTAAGTTGGCTAAAGAAACAATGAGTGCTGATACGAGAGAGATGCACTTGAAACTTGCTGAAGTCAGAAGCACCAAGCAGTATCAGCCTTTAGAAGCTGATGAAATTGCAAACATGCTGAAAAGGGCAAAAATTCAAGCCAaggcatttattttcataaaaggtTTAATCAGTCACCTTGTCTTTTTGACACTGCTATTAAATTTTGCCTATTCCACTGAGAACGACAACAGTTTCCACTACAACCAATTCATCCGTGACCAATTCTCTCCACGACTCTCCAGTGTAAATAAGCTAGAACATATCTACGTGTGGGTGAAAGACTTGTTCTTGCCTTTGATGCACAATGACATTCAGCCGACCTTTCTTCCCGAGAGCTGGTCCAAAATCATTGGCTTGCCTAGAATGAGGCAAGTGCGGGCTAAAGCTACtgagaaaaaatgtttccatccTCACAGCTTTGTAAATAACTTTGTGATCAGTAAAAGCCACTGTCTTCACAAATATGGCAGTGACATCCCAGAGAAAGGTGACTACGCTGGCACTTGGACAAATGTTGCAAACCAGTCTGTTTCCAGGGATGCCAAGGATGCCAGCAGTTACAGCGGGTTCATTTACCAGCGAAACAGGACTCCGTGGATGTATTATTCATATGGAGATTTGCACACATATGGACCAGCAGGATACACGTTTTACTTTTTCCCTGAAGAAGGAAAATCTAATTCAACGacaaggctggatgctcttcaacaGAGCAACTGGCTCGACGAAAAGACATGGGTTGTGATCATTGAACTAACTACATTTAACTCAGATGCAAATCTCTTTTGCACCATTTCAGTCATATTTGAAATGTCTCATTTAGGGATCATAAAACCAAGTTTGTCAGTACACTCTTTTGCACTCCCCATTTTTCATCAGCAAACTAAAGCTCAAATGTTTCTGTTTGTAATTGTTCTCGCCTTTCTGTTAATTTACATTGCAGATGAGCTTCATACCATAGgccaagaaagaaaagattatattaaaaacatttccaaTATAATCAACTTTGGCTTAAAATCAGCattcctcctttttgtttttttgaaggtCATAAAGTTTAAGATGGGTGCAGATATAGTGAAGTTTTACTTACTTCATCCAaatgatttcatttattttcatgcagTTTCTCATTTAGATCAGATTTTAAGGATTACTATGGGCTTTTTACTATTTCTTGTAGTTTTGAAAactctaaaatattttcaattcatTTATGGCATGCGCTTGGCACAAAGATCGATCTTGGCAGCCCTTCCTGGACTGTCTTCAATGTCCCTCGTGGTGGTGGTGTACTTCTTTGTATTTATGTCTTTTGGCTACCTTGTATTTGGGCAGCATGAATGGAATTACAACAGCATGATTCACTCAGCTCAGACTGTATTCTCTTACTGTGTCTCAGCTTTCAGAGATACGGCATTTTCATCCAACAGGTTTCTGGGTGGTCTTTTCCTGGCCTCTTTCGTGATGGTGATGATCTGTGTCCTGATTAATCTTGTCCAAGCTGTTATTATGTCTGCCTATGCAGAAATGAAAAAACCCATATATGAAGAACCATCCGATGAAGCACAAGTGGTTACTTTTGTATTGCAAAGGCTCAGAAAGTTATTT